Genomic segment of Deltaproteobacteria bacterium:
TCTGGCGCGCGCTCCGTCCGGAATGGATGTCGCGCACGGCTCTCGTCTTCGAGTCCGAGTCGCGGCCGCGGCTCGAGCTGTCGTGGGGCACCCTCGGCGCACAGGTCGGGGCGCTGGCCGCGACGCTCACGCGTCTCGGCGTCCGGTCTGGTGATCGCGTAGCCGCCTACCTGCCGAACGTCCCCGAGTCCGTCGTCGCCATGCTCGCGAGCGCGAGCCTGGGCGCGGTCTGGTCCAGCGCGGCGCCCGACATGGGTCCTCCCGGCGTAGTCGACCGCTTCCGCCAGATCGAACCGAAGGTGCTCTTCGCAGTGGATGGGTACCGCTATGGCGGGAAGGCGTTCGACCGCCGAGAGACGGTGCGCGAGATCGTTCGGGAGCTGCCATCCGTCGAGGCGGTCGTGATGGTGCCGCACCTCGATCCCGGGGCCTCCATCGACGTGCCCGGAACGCCGCGCGCCATCGCGTTCATCGAGGCGATCGCCACGCCAGCGCCGCTGGCATTCACGCCCGTTCCGTTCTCGCACCCGCTCTGGGTCGTCTATTCGTCCGGCACGACCGGGATGCCGAAGGCCATCGTGCACGGACACGGCGGCGCGATCCTCGAGAACCTCAAGGCCGCCGCTTTGCAATTCGACGTTGGCGAGGGCGACCGGTTCCTCTGGTTCTCCTCGACGAACTGGATCATGTGGAACCTGTGGGTGGCGATGCTCGCCTCGGGCTGCACCATCCTGCAGCTCGACGGCCACCCCGGTTGGCCGGAGCCGGGGGCATTGTTCCGCTTCGCCGCCCGCAACGGCGCGACCTTCCTCGGAACCAGCCCCGCGTACCTGTCGGCTTGCATCAAGGCGGGGATCTCGCCGCGGAAGGACCACGACCTTTCCGGATTGCGCGGCGTCGGATCGACCGGCTCGCCGCTTCCCTCGGAGGCCTGCCGCTGGGTGTACGAGCACGTGCACCCGGACGTGCTGCTCGCCTCCATCTCCGGCGGGACGGAAGCGGGCGCGGCCTTTCTCACGTCGTGTCCGGTCCTGCCGGTGTATGCGGGTGAAATGCAGTGCCGCGGGTTGGGCGTCGCAGTGCGGGCGCTAGACGAGGAGGCGCGCGAGGTGATGGACCAGGTCGGCGAGCTCGTGATCGCCGAGCCGATGCCGTCGATGCCCCTTCACTTCTGGGGAGACCCCGACGGCAAGCGCTATCGCGAAAGCTACTTCGAGACCTGGCCCGGCCTCTGGCGACACGGCGATTGGCTGCGGCTGATTCCGCGCCCCGAATCGGTCACCGCGATCATCTACGGTCGCTCCGATTCGACCATCAACCGCCACGGCATTCGCATGGGAACGAGCGAGATCTACCGCGTCGTGGAGGAATTCCCCGAAGTGGCGGACTCGCTGGTCGTCGACCTCGAGTACCTCGGCCGGGAATCATTCCTGCCCCTGTTCGTGGTCCTGCGCGAGAGCGGCGCGGGCGTGCCGGCGGATCTGCGCCGGAGGCTGTTCGACGCCATCCGCACGAAAATCTCTCCCCGCCACGTGCCCGACGAGGTGTTCGCCATTCCGGAGGTGCCGCGGACGCTCTCAGGCAAGAAGATGGAAGTGCCTGTCAGGAAGATCCTTCTCGGGCACCCGATCGAGCGGTCCGCGAACCCCGACGCCATGGCGAATCCGGCATCGTTGGACTGGTTCGTCGCATTCGCGCGCGAGCGACGTTTGTGAAACCGCGATAAGGCTTCAGTGATCGCGCGACACCACCGACACCGGCTCAGGCGGCAGTGGCAGTCCGCCCGGACCCGCCGTGAAGGTCAGCGGCGAGACCGGATCCTGCTGCCCGACACCCGGCCTGCTCCAGTCGCAGACGCCGCCGGGGAAGGCCACGTCCATGCGCGCGAGTTGAGCGGTGTTCAATGTCGCCGGCAGGTAGTCGGCGGTGTCGAGCGGCTTGAGCTGGCACTTCAGGATGTTTTCGGTCAACCGCCCGCCGGCGACCTGACGCGGCGACGCCCGCTTCGCCAGCCGGCCGAGGCCGTCGGCCTGGGGCGTATCGGCATCGCAGACCGCCATGTCGAAGACTTTGGTCGAGAATGTCGTATCGGCGAACAGGTAGCAGAAGTCGACCGCGTTCGCCGGCTTCGCTGCGATCACCTGCTCCTGCGTGCGCACCGA
This window contains:
- a CDS encoding acetoacetate--CoA ligase, which produces MTDAAPERLWAPSPARIESAGITRYRRWLERERGLRFDGYDALWRWSVGELEAFWASVWDFCRVISHRPYQRVLERRVMPGARWFEGATVSYAEQSLWRALRPEWMSRTALVFESESRPRLELSWGTLGAQVGALAATLTRLGVRSGDRVAAYLPNVPESVVAMLASASLGAVWSSAAPDMGPPGVVDRFRQIEPKVLFAVDGYRYGGKAFDRRETVREIVRELPSVEAVVMVPHLDPGASIDVPGTPRAIAFIEAIATPAPLAFTPVPFSHPLWVVYSSGTTGMPKAIVHGHGGAILENLKAAALQFDVGEGDRFLWFSSTNWIMWNLWVAMLASGCTILQLDGHPGWPEPGALFRFAARNGATFLGTSPAYLSACIKAGISPRKDHDLSGLRGVGSTGSPLPSEACRWVYEHVHPDVLLASISGGTEAGAAFLTSCPVLPVYAGEMQCRGLGVAVRALDEEAREVMDQVGELVIAEPMPSMPLHFWGDPDGKRYRESYFETWPGLWRHGDWLRLIPRPESVTAIIYGRSDSTINRHGIRMGTSEIYRVVEEFPEVADSLVVDLEYLGRESFLPLFVVLRESGAGVPADLRRRLFDAIRTKISPRHVPDEVFAIPEVPRTLSGKKMEVPVRKILLGHPIERSANPDAMANPASLDWFVAFARERRL